One genomic region from Candidatus Babeliales bacterium encodes:
- the trpS gene encoding tryptophan--tRNA ligase codes for MKIREIILTGDRPSGPLHLGHYVGSLENRVKMQDTYEQYVMLADVQALTDNYAHPEKVRENVLEVALDYLAVGIDPTKTTILIQSQIPELAELTMYYLNLVTVARLGRNPTVKTEIKQKGFGQSVPAGFFIYPVSQAADITAFKATVVPVGEDQKPMIEQTNEIVRSFNRLYKTDVLVEAKAVVPKVGRLPGIDGQEKMGKSLGNAIFLKDSSDALAKKVMGMYTDPGHVKVSDPGKIEGNMVFTYLDIFAQDKKTIKALKDQYQAGGLGDVKIKKYLIEVLESFLAPIRQRRSEFSKDPDQVMKIIKDGSKKAGAVAESTLNDVKNAMKLLY; via the coding sequence ATGAAGATAAGAGAAATCATTCTTACCGGTGACAGACCATCGGGGCCTTTGCATTTAGGTCACTATGTCGGATCTTTGGAAAATCGTGTTAAGATGCAAGATACATATGAACAATATGTAATGCTTGCTGACGTGCAAGCCCTTACCGATAACTATGCACATCCAGAAAAAGTGCGAGAAAATGTTCTAGAGGTTGCCCTTGATTATCTTGCCGTTGGTATTGATCCTACAAAAACAACTATTTTGATTCAATCACAGATCCCAGAACTTGCAGAATTGACGATGTACTATCTCAATTTGGTAACCGTTGCACGACTTGGGCGAAACCCGACAGTGAAAACTGAAATTAAGCAAAAAGGATTTGGTCAGAGTGTTCCTGCTGGTTTCTTTATCTATCCAGTGAGCCAAGCAGCAGACATTACTGCTTTTAAAGCAACCGTTGTTCCAGTTGGTGAAGACCAAAAGCCTATGATTGAGCAAACGAATGAAATTGTTCGAAGCTTTAATCGTCTTTATAAAACAGATGTTCTTGTAGAGGCTAAAGCCGTGGTGCCAAAGGTTGGTCGTCTTCCTGGCATTGATGGTCAAGAGAAGATGGGTAAATCGCTCGGCAATGCGATCTTTCTCAAAGATAGTTCCGATGCCCTTGCTAAAAAGGTAATGGGTATGTACACCGATCCGGGCCATGTCAAAGTAAGTGATCCAGGAAAGATTGAGGGAAACATGGTTTTTACCTATCTAGATATCTTTGCTCAAGACAAGAAGACAATTAAGGCATTAAAGGATCAGTATCAAGCTGGTGGCCTTGGTGATGTGAAGATCAAAAAATATCTTATCGAGGTTCTAGAGTCGTTCTTGGCCCCGATTCGTCAGAGACGATCTGAGTTCTCAAAGGATCCTGATCAGGTTATGAAGATCATTAAGGATGGAAGCAAGAAGGCTGGAGCTGTCGCAGAATCGACTCTTAATGATGTAAAAAATGCCATGAAATTACTGTACTAG
- a CDS encoding carboxymuconolactone decarboxylase family protein, which produces MDNTKISSSFMIFKTEAPAYSDAWMKLVQELSQANALDPKTTALAYVSLLAVLNLESGIPFHVVEAKKTGATREEIISAILLGLPLAGNQVIKTLPIALKTFDES; this is translated from the coding sequence ATGGATAATACAAAGATAAGCAGTTCTTTTATGATATTCAAAACAGAAGCTCCCGCCTACTCAGATGCATGGATGAAATTGGTCCAAGAACTAAGTCAAGCAAATGCCCTTGATCCTAAAACGACAGCTTTGGCATATGTGTCTCTTCTTGCTGTTTTGAACTTGGAAAGTGGTATACCATTTCATGTGGTTGAAGCAAAAAAAACTGGCGCTACGAGGGAAGAAATTATTAGTGCGATCCTTTTAGGTCTTCCTTTAGCTGGTAATCAAGTTATTAAGACTCTGCCAATTGCACTCAAAACATTTGACGAATCATAA
- the rph gene encoding ribonuclease PH produces the protein MFHSVARADGRACDQLRPLSIRYGVYTYADGSVLYQLGGTKILCSAKLQTSVPPFLKGKNQGWVTAEYAMLPAATPVRTQRDSSAMKRNGRSVEISRIIGRALRSVVRLDLLGERTFFIDCDVMQADGGTRTASITGAYLALRHAVTNLVAKGALEENVLKDDIAAISVGVSGATCYLDLDCCEDMALSADFNFVLTRSGDVIEIQGTSESKPISWEHFDAMRILAIKGVRDIFAYVDMNSDAKELSAIKEVHNECTGTKTQSTIRE, from the coding sequence ATGTTTCATAGTGTTGCGAGAGCTGATGGCAGAGCATGCGATCAGCTCCGACCTCTTTCCATTAGGTACGGTGTCTATACGTATGCCGATGGTTCCGTTTTGTACCAGCTTGGGGGTACCAAAATTTTGTGTTCTGCTAAGCTCCAAACATCCGTTCCTCCGTTTCTCAAAGGCAAAAATCAAGGATGGGTAACTGCTGAATATGCTATGCTGCCAGCAGCAACGCCAGTGCGTACACAGCGTGATTCTAGTGCAATGAAGCGAAATGGCCGCTCTGTGGAAATTTCGCGAATTATTGGGAGAGCATTACGGTCTGTCGTGAGACTTGATCTTCTTGGAGAGCGGACATTTTTTATTGATTGTGATGTGATGCAAGCTGATGGTGGTACGCGTACAGCAAGCATTACAGGTGCATATCTAGCACTGCGACATGCTGTCACTAATTTGGTTGCTAAGGGTGCATTGGAAGAGAATGTATTGAAGGATGATATCGCCGCAATCTCGGTTGGAGTATCAGGTGCTACTTGTTATCTCGATTTAGATTGTTGTGAAGATATGGCGCTTAGCGCTGATTTTAATTTTGTGTTGACGCGATCTGGTGATGTGATTGAGATTCAGGGAACATCAGAGTCAAAGCCAATCTCTTGGGAGCACTTCGATGCCATGCGTATTTTGGCCATTAAGGGCGTACGTGATATCTTTGCATACGTCGATATGAATTCAGATGCTAAAGAATTATCCGCTATCAAAGAAGTTCACAATGAATGTACTGGTACAAAAACTCAATCAACCATCCGCGAGTGA
- the pnp gene encoding polyribonucleotide nucleotidyltransferase, with the protein MKDRKFELKELGLEVEIGKFANQADGAAWVKQGGTVVLATATSAKAQEFPGFLPLTVDYREYFSSAGKIPGGYFKREGKFTDKEVLTGRLIDRAIRPLFPEDYFNSVQVLNTVYSADKENPPTVLAFLATSIALTISKIPLLEPVGLVEMARVDGKWVQRPTYDQSLIADSKILIAGTKDGLCMVEGNMHEISESDLVDLFFEAHEVIQKQISWQEEIRKAVGVEKEQAENGFDWNVWTKKAQDFITPARAHGAFIADKIERGEYISQLKDEFLIEHKVAVEGAEISKKVLENVFEKALSKALTDAMFEKKQRLDGRDFEAVRKISVEVGLLPATHGSALFTRGRTQALVTATLGSGQDEQRVEELMGDTVERNFMLHYNFPPFSVGEVRPQRGPGRREIGHGFLAASALKAVLPSEEEFPYTIRLVADMLESDGSTSMATTCGSTMALMHAGVPIRAMVSGIAMGLLRSPKGDFQALTDIAGIEDAFGLMDFKVTGTDAGITAIQMDIKYKGGLPREVFERALAQAKRGREHILGEMRKVMTKPNPELSDMVPKVVSFKIPTDKIGAVIGKGGSVIRDIIEKTSCSVDIEDDGTVKIFGQPGLKLDQAVSWVKILGGIIEVGRHYPGIIKRFADFGIFVELAPGQDGLVHISTIPRHKQQDIFKTLQPEDAVTVEVLDYDEVSGRIRLKLVE; encoded by the coding sequence ATGAAAGATAGAAAATTTGAATTAAAGGAGCTTGGTCTTGAAGTTGAGATTGGTAAGTTTGCCAATCAAGCTGATGGGGCTGCCTGGGTAAAACAAGGTGGCACGGTTGTTTTAGCAACAGCAACTTCTGCAAAAGCTCAAGAGTTTCCAGGATTTTTACCGCTTACCGTTGATTATCGTGAGTATTTTTCATCGGCAGGAAAAATACCTGGAGGTTATTTTAAACGTGAAGGTAAATTTACCGATAAAGAAGTCTTGACCGGTCGTTTGATTGATCGTGCAATTCGTCCTTTATTTCCGGAAGATTACTTTAATAGTGTCCAGGTTTTGAATACGGTCTACTCAGCCGATAAAGAAAATCCACCGACAGTCCTTGCATTTCTTGCTACATCGATTGCATTGACCATCTCTAAGATTCCTCTCTTGGAGCCGGTTGGTCTTGTAGAAATGGCCCGGGTTGATGGTAAGTGGGTTCAACGCCCAACATACGACCAATCTTTGATTGCTGATTCCAAGATTTTGATTGCAGGAACCAAAGATGGGTTATGCATGGTAGAAGGGAATATGCACGAAATCTCAGAATCTGATCTTGTGGATCTTTTCTTTGAAGCCCATGAGGTAATACAAAAACAGATCTCATGGCAAGAAGAAATCAGGAAAGCTGTTGGTGTTGAGAAAGAACAAGCAGAGAACGGTTTCGACTGGAATGTGTGGACAAAGAAAGCACAAGATTTTATTACACCAGCACGAGCGCATGGTGCGTTTATTGCTGACAAAATTGAACGTGGAGAGTATATCTCTCAATTGAAAGATGAATTCTTAATAGAACATAAAGTAGCAGTTGAGGGTGCAGAAATATCCAAAAAAGTGCTTGAAAATGTGTTCGAAAAAGCTCTAAGTAAGGCCCTGACAGATGCGATGTTTGAAAAGAAGCAGCGTCTTGATGGTCGTGACTTTGAAGCGGTTCGTAAGATCTCTGTAGAAGTTGGATTACTTCCAGCGACCCATGGATCTGCATTGTTTACCCGTGGTCGTACCCAAGCATTAGTAACAGCTACGCTTGGTAGTGGCCAAGATGAACAGCGCGTAGAAGAATTGATGGGTGATACGGTGGAACGTAATTTTATGCTCCATTACAATTTCCCTCCCTTTTCGGTTGGAGAAGTTCGCCCACAACGTGGTCCGGGCCGTCGTGAAATTGGTCACGGATTTTTGGCCGCGTCTGCACTCAAGGCAGTTTTGCCTTCAGAAGAAGAATTCCCGTATACCATTCGCTTGGTCGCCGATATGTTGGAGTCGGATGGCTCAACATCCATGGCAACCACCTGTGGTTCTACCATGGCGTTAATGCACGCCGGTGTTCCTATCAGGGCAATGGTCAGTGGGATAGCGATGGGACTTCTTCGAAGCCCTAAGGGTGATTTCCAAGCATTGACTGATATTGCTGGTATTGAAGATGCATTTGGATTGATGGATTTTAAGGTAACAGGTACCGACGCTGGTATTACTGCTATCCAAATGGATATCAAGTATAAAGGTGGATTGCCCCGTGAAGTTTTTGAGCGTGCTTTAGCACAGGCAAAACGTGGCCGTGAGCATATCCTTGGTGAGATGCGTAAGGTCATGACTAAGCCGAATCCGGAACTTTCTGACATGGTGCCAAAGGTGGTTTCATTCAAGATTCCAACTGATAAGATTGGTGCTGTGATTGGTAAAGGCGGTTCGGTGATTCGTGACATCATCGAAAAGACATCATGTTCGGTGGATATCGAAGACGATGGTACGGTGAAGATTTTTGGTCAGCCAGGCCTAAAACTTGATCAAGCAGTCAGCTGGGTTAAGATTCTTGGTGGCATCATTGAGGTTGGGCGGCATTACCCTGGTATCATTAAGCGATTTGCTGATTTTGGTATCTTTGTTGAGTTAGCTCCTGGCCAAGATGGCTTAGTACATATTTCCACGATTCCTCGTCATAAGCAGCAAGATATCTTTAAGACGTTACAACCTGAAGACGCTGTGACGGTTGAGGTCTTGGATTATGATGAAGTTTCAGGACGTATCAGGTTAAAACTGGTTGAATAA
- the rpsO gene encoding 30S ribosomal protein S15, giving the protein MLSKENTAQDALLGKVKKHDDDTGSVEVQVIRLSHEIDRLTEHFKLFPKDYDSKRGLLQKVARRKRFLGYLQKKDRKLFDKLVQELGIRQKAL; this is encoded by the coding sequence ATGTTAAGCAAAGAGAATACCGCACAGGATGCACTTCTTGGTAAAGTAAAGAAGCACGATGATGACACCGGTTCAGTCGAGGTACAAGTGATTCGTTTGAGCCATGAAATTGATCGCTTAACGGAGCATTTTAAATTGTTTCCTAAAGATTACGATTCCAAGCGTGGTCTTCTCCAAAAAGTTGCTCGTCGTAAGAGATTTCTCGGCTACTTGCAAAAAAAGGATAGAAAGTTATTTGATAAATTAGTACAAGAGTTGGGTATTAGACAAAAAGCTCTGTAA
- the rpoC gene encoding DNA-directed RNA polymerase subunit beta', with the protein MNKFLERFKEYIGASQFNAIRIGLASPEKIKSLSYGEVKKIETINYRTLKPERDGLFCARIFGPQKDWECNCGKYKRMKHRGVTCEKCGVEVIQSRVRRERMGHIELVAPVAHIWYLKGIPSYLSLILDMPVKDIERVIYFDCYIVIHQGKSPYPRKTLLTNNEYETYVETREDDVDFKADSGAESIKSILSMIDLNLEMTMLEEEYKKTASVAARLKIMRRIKIFSELSQANLSPDWMVLSVLPVLPPDLRPLVPLEGGRFASSDLNELYRRVLNRNIRLQRLYEIEAPAVIIKNEKRMLQEAVDALIDNGRRGQPVRGTNRRPLKSLSEMLRGKQGRFRQNLLGKRVDYSGRSVIVVDPELHIDQCGVPKLMALELFKSYIYAELLLRELAPNMRVAKKMVQDGEPVVWDVLEDVVRDRTVLLNRAPTLHRLGIQAFRPVLVDGKAITIHPLVCSAFNADFDGDQMAVHVPLSKQAQLESEKIILSAKNLLSPAHGRPVMVPSQDMVLGLHYITKIRNGSKGEGLVFSSLDELIAAFQRGAVALHAKIKVRVSEQGMVDTTVGRALLYDTLPQGAPFSWVNKVVRKTDLAKLVENTYYQFGREATIVFLDKLKKLGFFYSTQGGISFNMEDLLVPDHKNEIIERAEQEVHKVERLYMDGAITNGERYNKVIGTWFQATADVAKDMMDDLSRQNEIAFANKDGKMKPFNPIFMFLESGARGSRDQIKQLVGMRGLMAKPSGEIMETPVLSNFKDGLSVFEYFISTHSARKGQADTALKTANSGYLTRRLVDVAQDVVITSKDCKTLGYVEIEDLKESGEVLYPLALRLYGRVLAADVRDSVTGDLLFKQGHLMTREDVEVMKESSVSKVLVRSVLSCQAKRGVCAHCYGMDLSTGDLVDVGATVGIIAAQSIGEPGTQLTMRTFHVGGIASGMAERSSIEAKGAGIIELRRARTVKNREGKNVIMSRKASVAIISKDGRELQEYGVEYGSTLFVHDKQEVKENTKIAEWDAHNKVIITEHSGTIKYVDLVDNVTVQDKQDEGSKTISKIVLDHKGDTYQPALSVLDEYGQTIAHYYLPTGAYLVAEDGSKVHVGDTLVKMPREQSRTKDVTGSLPRIAELFEARVPKEPAMLSDIDGEVVFGGMHRGMRKISVVSGAETYDYLIPRGKQLNVVNGDRVSAGDQLTVGQPVLHDILRILGPDKVQKYLVNQIQAIYSLQGININDRHVELIVRQMLRKVRVVDAGDTDFLIGDRVDKIHFKTVNALLKAEGKRPATAKPMLMGITMASLGTESFFSAASFQETTRILASAAVAGQVDYLYGLKENIIIGKMIPAGTGIDSFRKKFLGDDTPELEQKAIEAEAREREIIDRQEPSVSD; encoded by the coding sequence GTGAATAAGTTTCTAGAGCGCTTCAAAGAATATATTGGCGCATCGCAGTTTAACGCTATTCGTATTGGTTTAGCTTCTCCAGAAAAGATTAAGTCGCTTTCCTATGGTGAAGTTAAGAAGATTGAAACTATCAATTATCGTACGCTGAAACCAGAACGCGACGGGCTATTCTGTGCACGTATCTTTGGTCCACAGAAAGACTGGGAGTGTAATTGCGGAAAGTATAAACGCATGAAGCACCGTGGTGTTACCTGTGAAAAGTGCGGTGTTGAAGTGATTCAATCTCGCGTTCGTCGTGAACGTATGGGGCACATAGAGCTTGTTGCTCCCGTTGCTCATATCTGGTATTTGAAAGGTATACCAAGTTATCTCAGTTTGATCTTGGATATGCCTGTAAAAGATATAGAACGTGTGATTTACTTTGATTGTTACATTGTAATTCATCAAGGTAAATCTCCATATCCACGTAAAACCTTGTTAACCAACAATGAGTATGAAACCTATGTTGAGACTCGTGAAGATGATGTTGATTTTAAGGCTGACAGTGGAGCGGAATCAATCAAGTCAATTTTGTCGATGATCGATTTAAATCTTGAGATGACGATGCTTGAAGAAGAATACAAGAAGACAGCATCTGTTGCTGCGCGTCTCAAGATCATGCGTCGTATAAAAATTTTCTCAGAGCTTTCACAAGCAAATTTGAGTCCTGACTGGATGGTGCTTTCAGTGCTTCCTGTTTTGCCGCCAGATTTGCGTCCACTGGTACCACTTGAAGGGGGGCGCTTTGCAAGCTCTGACTTGAACGAGTTATATCGTCGCGTTCTCAATAGAAACATTCGTTTACAACGTTTGTATGAAATTGAAGCTCCGGCGGTGATTATTAAAAATGAAAAGCGCATGCTGCAAGAAGCGGTTGATGCGTTAATTGATAATGGAAGACGTGGACAGCCTGTACGAGGAACGAATCGTCGTCCACTCAAATCCTTGAGTGAAATGCTTCGTGGTAAGCAGGGTCGCTTTAGACAGAACTTGCTTGGTAAGCGTGTCGACTATTCTGGCCGTTCTGTCATTGTGGTTGACCCAGAACTTCACATTGATCAGTGTGGTGTTCCCAAGTTGATGGCGCTTGAGCTCTTTAAGTCATACATTTATGCCGAGCTCTTACTTCGTGAACTTGCTCCGAATATGCGTGTTGCTAAGAAAATGGTCCAAGATGGTGAGCCAGTTGTCTGGGATGTATTGGAGGATGTAGTTCGAGATCGAACTGTGTTACTTAACCGTGCCCCAACGCTCCACCGCTTGGGTATTCAGGCATTTAGGCCAGTTTTGGTAGATGGTAAGGCTATTACGATTCACCCTCTCGTTTGCTCTGCATTCAATGCTGACTTTGACGGTGATCAGATGGCTGTACATGTACCACTAAGTAAGCAGGCCCAGCTTGAATCTGAAAAGATTATTTTATCGGCTAAGAATCTTCTGTCTCCTGCACATGGTCGACCAGTCATGGTTCCATCTCAGGACATGGTGCTTGGGCTTCACTATATAACTAAGATCCGTAATGGATCCAAAGGTGAAGGGCTTGTCTTCTCTAGTCTTGACGAACTGATTGCGGCATTCCAGCGTGGTGCCGTTGCATTGCATGCAAAAATCAAGGTTCGTGTTTCAGAGCAAGGTATGGTTGATACAACGGTTGGTCGTGCATTGCTCTATGACACTTTGCCACAGGGGGCTCCCTTCTCATGGGTTAATAAGGTTGTTCGTAAGACTGACTTGGCTAAATTGGTGGAAAATACCTATTACCAATTCGGACGTGAAGCGACCATTGTTTTCTTGGATAAGTTAAAGAAGCTTGGATTCTTCTACTCCACCCAGGGTGGTATTTCATTTAACATGGAAGATTTACTCGTTCCTGATCACAAGAATGAGATTATTGAGCGGGCAGAGCAAGAAGTCCATAAAGTTGAACGTTTATACATGGATGGTGCGATTACCAACGGTGAGCGTTACAACAAGGTGATTGGAACATGGTTCCAAGCTACTGCCGACGTTGCTAAAGATATGATGGACGATCTCTCCAGACAGAATGAGATAGCATTTGCAAATAAAGATGGCAAGATGAAGCCATTTAATCCAATCTTCATGTTTCTAGAATCTGGAGCTCGTGGTTCGCGTGACCAGATCAAACAGCTGGTTGGTATGCGTGGTCTGATGGCAAAGCCATCCGGTGAAATTATGGAAACACCTGTTCTCTCCAACTTCAAGGACGGATTAAGTGTGTTTGAATACTTTATTTCGACACACAGTGCTCGTAAGGGTCAGGCTGATACGGCATTGAAGACTGCAAACTCGGGATATCTGACCCGTCGTTTGGTGGATGTTGCGCAGGACGTTGTAATAACCTCCAAGGATTGTAAGACGCTTGGATATGTTGAAATTGAAGATCTCAAGGAATCAGGGGAGGTCCTTTATCCTCTTGCATTGAGATTGTATGGTCGTGTGCTTGCGGCAGATGTTCGTGATTCTGTCACAGGAGATCTTCTCTTTAAACAAGGTCATCTGATGACACGTGAAGATGTTGAAGTGATGAAGGAATCTTCAGTATCTAAGGTGCTGGTACGATCAGTACTTAGCTGTCAGGCAAAGCGTGGTGTATGTGCGCATTGTTATGGTATGGACTTGTCAACTGGTGATCTCGTGGATGTTGGTGCAACGGTTGGTATTATTGCGGCACAATCTATTGGTGAGCCAGGAACGCAGTTAACCATGAGAACATTCCACGTTGGTGGTATTGCGAGTGGTATGGCTGAGCGTTCATCGATCGAAGCCAAAGGGGCCGGAATCATCGAATTACGTCGTGCACGTACGGTGAAAAATCGTGAAGGCAAAAATGTCATTATGAGCCGTAAGGCAAGTGTTGCTATTATTTCTAAAGATGGTCGTGAATTACAGGAATACGGCGTCGAATATGGTTCCACCTTGTTTGTACATGATAAACAAGAAGTTAAGGAAAATACCAAGATCGCAGAATGGGATGCTCACAATAAGGTGATTATCACGGAACATTCTGGAACGATCAAATACGTTGATTTAGTTGATAATGTAACTGTTCAGGATAAACAGGATGAGGGATCCAAAACGATTAGCAAGATTGTCCTTGACCATAAGGGTGATACCTATCAGCCAGCACTGAGCGTTCTGGATGAATATGGCCAAACGATTGCGCATTATTATCTCCCAACGGGTGCATACCTCGTTGCAGAAGACGGTAGCAAGGTCCATGTTGGTGATACCCTAGTAAAGATGCCTCGTGAACAGTCTAGAACGAAGGACGTGACCGGTAGTTTGCCTCGTATTGCAGAGCTTTTTGAAGCTCGCGTTCCGAAGGAACCTGCAATGCTTTCTGATATTGATGGTGAAGTTGTCTTTGGCGGTATGCATCGTGGCATGAGAAAGATCTCGGTTGTCTCCGGTGCCGAAACCTATGACTATCTCATTCCTCGTGGCAAGCAGCTAAACGTAGTTAATGGTGATCGCGTAAGTGCAGGTGACCAATTGACGGTTGGACAGCCAGTGCTTCATGATATATTGCGTATTCTTGGTCCAGATAAGGTTCAGAAGTATCTTGTGAACCAGATTCAGGCAATTTACAGCCTCCAGGGCATCAATATTAACGATCGTCATGTTGAGTTGATTGTTCGCCAGATGCTCCGTAAGGTCAGGGTTGTTGATGCAGGTGATACCGACTTCTTGATCGGTGATAGGGTGGATAAGATTCACTTTAAGACTGTAAATGCACTCTTGAAGGCTGAGGGCAAACGACCTGCAACGGCAAAACCAATGTTGATGGGTATTACGATGGCATCCTTGGGTACGGAAAGCTTCTTCTCAGCGGCATCCTTCCAGGAAACTACTCGTATTTTGGCCTCGGCAGCAGTAGCTGGGCAGGTAGATTATCTCTACGGCTTAAAAGAAAACATTATTATTGGTAAGATGATACCAGCGGGTACCGGCATTGATAGCTTCAGGAAGAAGTTTCTCGGTGACGATACTCCTGAGCTCGAGCAGAAGGCCATTGAGGCTGAGGCTAGAGAGCGGGAGATCATAGATCGCCAAGAGCCGTCAGTATCTGATTAG